Proteins encoded together in one Aminipila butyrica window:
- a CDS encoding S-layer homology domain-containing protein, producing MKVRKKALSIILSILIVLSMMPSAFAEEVSGTADTQNILSELVTDGSPGRNLTENDNKAELGDLDDNAQDVMSNKEQDRQNEKDGQNEESSDDDSTGEDVINVVNTLESELAEEETEADTVKIDFTAQAVNGFLCAPQLGVEVSEDLAESYGYIDEVETGVSALDVLVKAHQVVFEGDFTKENASTLLDVESGSIKTIFGQETMNCGFSVNGKQPHDNTLNQGYYTGYNVANAGIANNDLVEFYIYQDISGLDNCVEFTTDKTTGISSYDFSVGYGKNFYLYGYSIGWYGCIDNQTLQTKRVPIGGAQLCYINTTTGAKTDIEGIKSDDLGVVTLKFDTPGQYLVSAYIPDDSIEAGTTPAIMPLFRVNVYAAPVFESLNLYENQDAYNKGAEPIPMTPQFESAKLTGYTVTVPDYTSSLFVAAKAPGASDIVRGGGYTIGSQNYAVMYSNSWGGWSNSAYTSASFSKGYVDVFINHNGNKTTDYQIHVNQIATLKGLVVGGIMTPGFDKATENYSIYADSTKEGIDITATPYSNNYEITINGQKAVNGAAYTLIYNWNEDGTMSVPVKVSGAGKQENTYTLTLKKEPLESKPFIIKQPEGAVYVVGESAKDLSVRSSANGVLSYQWYKNNTNSVEGAEAIENATSYTYTPATVQVGTTYYFCRIINSQQGSGNETDTEMVSVAVYPDPTPVVTVKNEVPELPSDGYTYSDTKGYVYNVGDAAALLEVECTTAAEGGTWGGNWILSNSNANSGGSVLDTTWTITPKTDLGQVNDKGKWYYYQAKYTFNGKTYKTNSSNIYVFLKATAAPVNTISAQPKGAVYTQGDKAANLTVSLKSPVYGAITYQWYENTENSTIGGTPIVGATTSSYALGNPTEVGTKYYYCIITSALQGMSSQVTSDVAEIAVKERAPVDVPLAGSGTPNQPYQISTPEDFASVASLVAQGYSFEGMYLAIQNDITLSKDWTGIGMLKAGAANAGNGANILPFSGTLNGKDHTLTFAEGSKALLAYAREATVQNLNIYAPYMADYALLTNYVVDYGTDGNYNEGTGGSYAPGCPDTLNVTNVILKSGSSIRMGGFLGGYASGGNVCNFINCTVESNVKIGYNKTTDASSGLSNVGSFAGEVSGQFLNCVSYADVYGVNNVGGIGGVKGQSMGPYAYSNCEFYGTVIATGSCAGGIAAAGYNSISAPNTPCASVQNCIVAANITGTDKVGGILGGENGIAQNWGNAYIRNNVFSGNLTATGEGGIAGGIIGYFRSLNKTNIIENNYYYAEGVLRSIGRIDSVDTSCKTHETELCKNYFDTSVELPTEPTGVSKKNHNRTDDPLGTDSDTLGKKVTAEIMADGSLIPLLNDGEDSYKNWVQGQNGYPSHTVTKAVVTNLTVSGDYQEEYYIGDKLNLAGITFTAEWSDGTITNPTLDEGVTITGFDSSKRGLVTLTAAYGAVKTEFVVTILKTVTPEKNDINVSFTLLGDDIHDSEEDKNIHTLKKNNLETWIPKTSYTVDINATVEDLFRKALSAADINFEGTANNQYKTLYISGIQVPGTKNWLKEFTNGPRSGWMYTLNGTHPEVGVSQQFLEDGDKIVFHYTDDYTKEEGSDKWGGGSSSAGASGADAAQTLTPTAKVSGGKAETTLSLKDMKDAIAEVKSNSGDIVIAPKISGTVTSAQVTLNQDALNALSVQTSSKLIIQIPIGTVALSNSVLDSIVSQMTGKSITIAVEAVETKALTTEQQKAAGSNAVFDISVLSGQETISSFDGKSITISLPYALKDGEKAEGVTVWYLSNDGKLEKMTSQYDKTKGMTSFTTTHLSKYLVGYSAVWQNTFADVKEKDWFYGAVEHAAKNKLFNGLTASEFGPNDNMTRSMLVTVLYRLAGSPAVSGDNSFSDVKSGLWYTDAIVWANESGIVTGMGNGLFGTNSYVTREQLATILYNYAKYKSYDVTKTAELTRFADEAVVHAWATEATKWANAQGLLTGRTADTLAPGGSATRAEVATILKRFAEDIVK from the coding sequence ATGAAAGTGAGAAAAAAAGCCTTATCTATAATTTTATCTATTCTTATTGTGCTCTCTATGATGCCGAGCGCCTTTGCGGAAGAGGTAAGCGGTACAGCGGATACGCAAAATATCCTTTCGGAATTGGTAACAGATGGTTCACCTGGAAGGAATCTTACCGAGAATGACAATAAAGCAGAGCTGGGCGATTTGGACGACAATGCGCAAGACGTAATGTCAAACAAAGAACAAGACAGACAAAACGAAAAGGATGGTCAGAATGAGGAGAGTTCTGACGATGATAGCACAGGAGAAGACGTAATAAACGTTGTAAATACCCTAGAGAGCGAATTGGCGGAGGAGGAAACGGAAGCAGATACCGTAAAAATTGATTTTACGGCGCAGGCCGTCAATGGGTTTCTGTGTGCTCCGCAGCTGGGGGTGGAAGTTTCTGAAGACTTAGCGGAAAGCTATGGCTACATAGATGAAGTAGAAACTGGGGTCTCTGCACTGGACGTTCTGGTGAAAGCCCATCAAGTTGTATTTGAAGGAGACTTTACGAAAGAAAATGCCAGTACCCTGTTAGATGTTGAATCCGGTTCGATTAAAACAATTTTTGGACAGGAGACGATGAACTGTGGATTTTCAGTAAACGGTAAACAACCTCACGATAATACCTTAAACCAAGGGTATTATACAGGCTATAATGTTGCAAATGCCGGCATTGCAAATAATGATCTGGTTGAATTTTATATTTACCAGGACATCTCTGGTTTGGATAACTGTGTGGAGTTTACTACAGATAAAACCACTGGAATCTCTTCGTATGATTTTTCTGTCGGATATGGAAAGAACTTTTACCTCTATGGTTATTCTATTGGTTGGTATGGGTGTATTGACAATCAGACTCTTCAGACGAAAAGAGTACCAATTGGAGGAGCGCAACTTTGCTATATCAATACTACCACAGGAGCAAAAACCGATATAGAAGGGATAAAATCCGATGACCTCGGAGTCGTTACGCTGAAATTTGATACCCCAGGACAATATCTTGTTTCAGCTTATATTCCTGATGACAGTATAGAGGCGGGCACAACGCCGGCGATAATGCCGCTGTTCAGGGTCAATGTTTATGCAGCGCCTGTATTTGAAAGCCTCAATCTGTATGAAAATCAGGATGCATACAACAAAGGGGCAGAGCCGATTCCTATGACACCTCAGTTTGAAAGCGCCAAGCTGACTGGGTATACCGTTACTGTTCCGGATTATACAAGCAGCCTTTTTGTTGCGGCTAAAGCTCCTGGAGCAAGTGATATTGTCAGAGGAGGGGGCTATACCATTGGGTCGCAGAACTACGCAGTTATGTACAGTAACTCGTGGGGAGGCTGGTCAAACTCCGCCTATACCTCTGCTTCATTTAGCAAGGGCTATGTGGATGTATTTATTAATCATAATGGGAATAAAACAACGGATTATCAAATTCATGTAAACCAAATCGCTACCCTGAAAGGCCTTGTTGTCGGCGGTATTATGACACCTGGATTTGATAAGGCAACTGAAAACTATAGCATTTACGCAGATAGTACGAAAGAGGGCATCGATATCACTGCCACGCCTTATAGCAATAACTATGAAATTACTATTAATGGGCAAAAGGCCGTAAATGGTGCGGCGTATACGTTGATCTATAACTGGAATGAGGACGGAACCATGTCTGTTCCTGTTAAAGTCAGTGGAGCCGGTAAACAGGAAAATACATATACCTTAACTCTTAAAAAAGAACCATTAGAGAGTAAGCCTTTTATAATAAAGCAGCCAGAGGGGGCCGTTTATGTAGTTGGGGAGTCTGCTAAGGATTTGAGTGTCCGTTCTAGTGCCAACGGAGTTTTGTCCTACCAGTGGTATAAGAATAACACAAATTCTGTTGAAGGAGCTGAAGCAATTGAAAATGCCACTTCCTATACATATACACCTGCGACGGTTCAGGTTGGGACAACCTATTACTTTTGCAGGATAATCAATTCGCAACAAGGAAGCGGCAATGAGACCGATACGGAGATGGTGTCCGTTGCTGTTTATCCAGATCCTACACCGGTTGTAACGGTTAAAAATGAAGTGCCTGAGCTGCCAAGCGACGGGTATACTTATTCAGATACAAAGGGATATGTCTATAATGTAGGGGATGCAGCTGCGTTGCTAGAGGTAGAATGTACAACCGCAGCAGAGGGAGGCACCTGGGGCGGAAATTGGATTCTCAGCAACTCCAATGCCAACAGCGGTGGCTCTGTCTTAGATACAACCTGGACTATCACGCCGAAGACAGATTTAGGTCAAGTCAATGATAAAGGAAAGTGGTATTACTACCAGGCAAAATATACTTTTAATGGAAAGACTTATAAAACCAACTCCAGCAATATTTATGTGTTTCTAAAGGCTACTGCTGCACCTGTCAATACTATATCAGCTCAGCCTAAAGGTGCAGTATATACACAAGGGGATAAGGCTGCAAATCTGACAGTCAGTCTTAAATCTCCTGTATATGGGGCGATAACCTATCAGTGGTACGAAAATACAGAAAACAGCACAATAGGTGGGACGCCCATAGTAGGCGCGACGACTTCGTCTTATGCCTTGGGGAATCCTACAGAAGTAGGAACAAAGTATTATTACTGCATCATCACCTCTGCGCTGCAAGGAATGAGTTCACAGGTGACCTCTGATGTAGCTGAAATTGCCGTGAAAGAACGTGCGCCGGTAGATGTTCCACTTGCTGGTTCTGGTACACCAAATCAACCTTATCAGATATCTACCCCGGAGGATTTTGCATCTGTAGCTTCTTTGGTGGCACAGGGATATAGCTTTGAGGGAATGTACCTGGCCATACAAAACGATATTACGCTTTCAAAAGACTGGACTGGTATTGGCATGCTAAAGGCGGGAGCAGCCAATGCTGGAAATGGAGCTAATATTCTTCCGTTTTCTGGCACCTTGAACGGTAAAGATCACACACTTACCTTTGCAGAAGGCAGCAAGGCTCTGTTGGCTTATGCAAGAGAGGCAACCGTTCAGAATCTCAACATATATGCTCCGTACATGGCGGATTATGCTCTGTTAACTAATTATGTGGTAGATTATGGTACCGACGGCAATTATAATGAAGGTACTGGCGGAAGTTATGCTCCAGGCTGTCCTGACACCCTCAATGTGACAAATGTTATATTAAAAAGTGGTTCGAGCATTAGAATGGGAGGATTTCTCGGTGGGTACGCCTCTGGCGGCAATGTTTGTAATTTTATAAATTGTACAGTAGAATCTAATGTTAAAATTGGCTACAATAAGACTACCGATGCATCTTCTGGTCTTTCTAATGTAGGTTCCTTCGCAGGAGAAGTAAGTGGACAGTTTCTCAACTGTGTCAGCTACGCAGATGTTTATGGTGTAAACAATGTAGGGGGAATCGGAGGTGTCAAAGGACAGTCTATGGGCCCATACGCCTATAGTAACTGTGAGTTCTATGGCACTGTTATCGCTACGGGAAGCTGCGCCGGCGGAATTGCCGCAGCAGGTTATAACTCTATTTCGGCACCGAATACACCTTGCGCCAGCGTTCAAAATTGTATTGTTGCAGCAAATATAACTGGTACAGATAAAGTAGGCGGCATTTTGGGCGGCGAAAATGGTATCGCTCAAAACTGGGGAAACGCTTATATTCGCAACAATGTCTTTTCCGGTAACTTGACGGCAACTGGAGAAGGCGGCATTGCTGGGGGTATCATCGGATATTTCCGCTCTCTCAATAAGACGAACATTATTGAAAATAACTATTATTATGCGGAGGGAGTTTTGCGGAGCATAGGCAGAATTGATTCTGTGGATACCAGCTGTAAAACTCATGAGACAGAGTTATGCAAAAACTATTTTGACACCTCTGTGGAACTTCCTACAGAGCCTACGGGTGTTTCCAAAAAGAACCACAATCGTACGGATGATCCATTAGGCACGGACAGCGATACCTTGGGTAAAAAGGTAACTGCTGAAATTATGGCTGATGGTTCCCTTATTCCATTGCTAAATGATGGAGAAGACAGCTATAAAAACTGGGTACAAGGACAAAATGGATACCCTAGTCATACGGTAACTAAGGCCGTTGTCACTAATCTGACGGTGTCTGGTGATTACCAAGAGGAATACTATATTGGGGATAAGCTGAATCTAGCTGGAATTACCTTTACCGCTGAGTGGAGTGATGGGACAATCACCAATCCGACGTTGGATGAAGGCGTCACCATCACGGGGTTTGACAGCAGCAAGAGAGGTCTAGTGACTCTGACCGCAGCCTATGGTGCAGTAAAGACGGAATTTGTAGTTACCATACTGAAAACTGTTACACCTGAAAAAAACGACATTAATGTTTCCTTTACTCTTTTGGGAGATGATATCCACGACAGTGAAGAGGACAAAAACATTCATACCTTGAAGAAAAACAATCTAGAGACATGGATTCCCAAAACCAGCTATACGGTTGATATCAATGCTACGGTAGAAGATTTGTTCAGAAAAGCACTTTCTGCTGCTGATATTAATTTTGAAGGTACGGCAAACAACCAATATAAAACATTATATATTTCTGGCATTCAAGTGCCAGGAACAAAGAACTGGCTAAAAGAGTTTACTAATGGGCCTCGTTCCGGCTGGATGTATACACTGAATGGAACACACCCAGAGGTTGGTGTATCTCAGCAATTCTTAGAAGATGGAGATAAAATAGTCTTCCATTACACGGACGATTACACGAAGGAAGAAGGCAGTGACAAGTGGGGTGGAGGTTCCTCTTCTGCGGGAGCCAGCGGAGCGGATGCAGCACAGACTCTTACCCCGACAGCCAAGGTTAGTGGCGGAAAAGCAGAAACAACTCTTTCTTTAAAAGATATGAAGGATGCCATTGCCGAAGTGAAATCTAACAGCGGAGATATTGTTATTGCGCCAAAGATTAGCGGGACAGTAACCTCGGCGCAGGTTACGTTGAATCAGGATGCCTTGAACGCCTTGTCTGTTCAAACATCCTCTAAGCTAATTATCCAGATTCCAATAGGAACTGTAGCCTTGTCAAATAGCGTGTTGGATTCGATTGTTTCTCAGATGACAGGCAAAAGCATCACGATAGCTGTTGAGGCTGTAGAAACAAAAGCTTTGACAACAGAGCAACAAAAAGCGGCAGGCAGTAACGCGGTATTCGACATATCCGTCCTCAGTGGACAGGAGACCATCAGCAGTTTTGACGGCAAGAGCATCACGATTTCTCTTCCATATGCCTTAAAGGATGGCGAAAAAGCTGAAGGCGTTACAGTGTGGTACCTCAGTAATGATGGGAAGCTAGAGAAGATGACCTCTCAGTATGATAAAACTAAGGGCATGACGAGCTTTACCACTACTCATCTATCTAAATATTTAGTAGGGTACTCCGCTGTGTGGCAGAATACCTTTGCCGATGTGAAAGAAAAGGATTGGTTTTACGGTGCTGTAGAACATGCAGCAAAAAATAAACTCTTTAATGGACTCACAGCCTCTGAATTTGGCCCGAATGATAACATGACCCGCTCCATGTTGGTGACGGTTCTCTATCGGTTAGCTGGTTCGCCGGCTGTTTCGGGGGACAATAGCTTTAGCGATGTAAAGAGCGGTCTGTGGTATACAGATGCCATTGTCTGGGCAAATGAAAGCGGTATTGTGACAGGAATGGGGAATGGATTGTTTGGAACAAACAGTTATGTTACCAGAGAACAGTTGGCAACCATTCTGTACAATTATGCGAAATATAAGAGCTATGATGTGACAAAGACAGCAGAGCTCACCCGCTTTGCCGATGAGGCAGTGGTCCATGCTTGGGCGACAGAAGCTACTAAGTGGGCAAACGCACAGGGCCTTCTTACTGGACGAACAGCAGATACATTGGCCCCGGGCGGGAGTGCCACTCGCGCCGAGGTTGCCACTATCTTAAAGCGTTTTGCTGAAGATATTGTAAAATAA
- the rsxA gene encoding electron transport complex subunit RsxA — protein MKEILMIMLSVALVNNFVLAQFLGICPFLGVSKKLDSSVGMGIAVTFVMVLATACTWPVQTFLLDKYEIEYLQTVAFILIIAALVQFLEMLLKKFIPALHRSLGVYLPLITTNCAVLGVTIMNIKSEFNFVESMANSFAAGVGFLLAMVLFSGMRQKMDNANVPKAFQGIPMVLMGAAILSLSFMGFSGVVQGIFE, from the coding sequence ATGAAGGAAATATTAATGATTATGTTGTCCGTGGCACTGGTAAACAACTTTGTCCTAGCGCAATTTTTAGGAATCTGTCCGTTTTTAGGGGTGTCTAAGAAATTAGATTCTTCGGTAGGCATGGGTATTGCAGTGACTTTTGTCATGGTGCTGGCCACGGCCTGCACTTGGCCGGTTCAGACCTTTCTGCTGGATAAATATGAAATTGAATATTTGCAGACGGTAGCGTTTATTCTCATCATCGCTGCGCTGGTGCAGTTTCTGGAAATGCTTTTAAAGAAATTTATTCCTGCTCTCCACCGGTCATTGGGCGTTTATCTGCCTTTGATAACCACCAATTGTGCGGTCTTGGGTGTGACCATTATGAACATTAAAAGTGAGTTTAATTTTGTGGAATCCATGGCTAATTCGTTTGCAGCGGGAGTAGGCTTTCTACTGGCCATGGTGCTGTTTTCTGGTATGAGACAAAAGATGGATAATGCCAATGTGCCGAAGGCCTTTCAGGGCATTCCCATGGTGCTTATGGGAGCGGCAATCCTTTCCCTTTCTTTTATGGGTTTCAGCGGTGTAGTACAGGGAATATTTGAGTAA
- a CDS encoding RnfABCDGE type electron transport complex subunit B, protein MVVPVILLIGMGLIAGLVLTLASKVFFVPVDETVAQIREVLPGANCGACGFAGCDDYAAAIGDDRSLSPSLCPVGGSQVASAVAAILGVEAGSVQAKVAVVRCQGSYENTKQIMDYTGIATCAAAKSFYGGNWACAQGCLAFGDCVSVCQYEAIRICNGVAVVDRDVCVGCGMCEQACPNQVITMSDKKKWVFVACNSTEPGAKARKTCKVACIGCRKCQRVCPFEAIEVENNLARILFDKCRNCGLCEKECPTQAIANLRVQKKTAAVQQS, encoded by the coding sequence ATGGTTGTACCAGTGATATTGTTGATAGGAATGGGGCTGATTGCAGGCCTGGTTCTTACTCTGGCTTCTAAGGTATTTTTTGTGCCAGTGGATGAAACCGTGGCTCAGATCCGGGAGGTGCTCCCGGGGGCTAATTGTGGAGCCTGCGGTTTTGCAGGTTGTGATGATTATGCTGCTGCCATAGGTGATGACCGTTCCTTGAGTCCGTCGCTGTGTCCAGTAGGAGGCAGTCAGGTAGCTTCGGCGGTGGCCGCCATTCTGGGCGTAGAAGCCGGTTCGGTGCAGGCGAAGGTAGCGGTGGTCCGATGCCAGGGCAGTTATGAAAATACGAAGCAGATTATGGATTACACCGGAATCGCCACTTGTGCAGCAGCTAAAAGCTTTTATGGGGGCAATTGGGCTTGCGCACAGGGCTGTCTAGCTTTCGGGGACTGTGTTTCGGTCTGTCAATATGAGGCTATTCGAATCTGCAATGGGGTAGCCGTGGTGGATAGGGACGTCTGTGTGGGCTGTGGTATGTGTGAGCAGGCTTGTCCCAATCAGGTTATCACCATGTCAGATAAGAAGAAGTGGGTGTTCGTGGCCTGCAATTCCACAGAGCCTGGAGCAAAGGCGCGGAAGACCTGCAAGGTAGCTTGCATCGGCTGTCGGAAATGCCAAAGGGTCTGCCCGTTTGAGGCTATAGAAGTAGAAAACAATTTAGCCCGAATCTTATTCGATAAGTGCCGGAATTGTGGACTTTGCGAAAAGGAATGTCCTACGCAAGCTATCGCCAATTTGAGAGTACAGAAAAAAACGGCGGCTGTGCAGCAGAGCTAA
- the rsxE gene encoding electron transport complex subunit RsxE produces the protein MRTKLGIVTKGIIKENPTFVLLLGTCPTLATTSSVINGLGMGISAMVVLICSNVVISMLKNIIPDKVRIPCYIVVIAGFVTCVQFLIKAYAPGLDKALGLFIPLIVVNCIILGRAEMLANKNSVLDSALDGLGMGLGFTFALGCMGVIRELLGAGTLFNFPILGNGFTPMSIFLLAPGGFFVYGLLVAMINYVSKGRAIKKKDFGCEGCAMSTTCQRAQEGGCGK, from the coding sequence GTGAGGACTAAGCTAGGTATCGTAACTAAAGGAATTATTAAGGAAAATCCCACCTTCGTGCTGCTGTTGGGCACTTGCCCCACGTTAGCCACGACCTCCAGTGTAATCAATGGACTGGGCATGGGCATATCGGCCATGGTGGTGCTAATCTGTTCTAACGTCGTTATCTCCATGTTGAAAAACATCATTCCCGACAAGGTACGGATTCCATGCTATATTGTGGTTATCGCTGGATTTGTAACTTGCGTACAGTTCTTGATTAAAGCCTACGCGCCTGGCCTGGATAAGGCGTTAGGCTTGTTTATTCCGCTGATTGTGGTGAACTGTATCATCTTAGGCCGAGCAGAGATGCTTGCCAATAAAAACTCCGTATTGGACTCGGCGCTGGATGGCCTGGGAATGGGCCTGGGATTTACCTTTGCGCTGGGGTGCATGGGGGTGATTCGGGAATTGCTGGGAGCAGGAACGCTGTTTAACTTTCCGATTCTGGGAAATGGCTTTACACCAATGTCCATTTTCTTGCTGGCCCCAGGCGGCTTTTTCGTGTATGGGCTGCTGGTTGCTATGATTAATTATGTATCTAAAGGACGGGCCATAAAAAAGAAAGACTTTGGCTGTGAAGGCTGTGCCATGAGCACCACTTGTCAGAGGGCACAGGAAGGGGGCTGCGGGAAATGA
- a CDS encoding RnfABCDGE type electron transport complex subunit D: MGNKAYDNLIVSSAPHLVSPVDTSRIMGAVLLALIPSLGVSTYVFGHRVLSLTLVCMAACVAFEYLFNVMTKRTQTISDLSAMVTGVLLAFNLPSNLSYLIAVIGCFVAIVIVKGLFGGLGQNVANPAITARIVLFLSFTTQMNTWPLPRALRAADAVTGPTPLGILKEGNGVLPSNLDMFSGVIGGSMGEVSAVALLLGGIFLIWRQVISPIIPVSFIATVAVLALAAGQDPIFHITAGGVMIGAFFMATDYATSPRLPLGKLIFGVGCGCFTMLIRVFGSYPEGVSFAILLMNIITPHIDNFCERRLLGGGEK; encoded by the coding sequence ATGGGAAATAAAGCTTATGACAATTTGATTGTCTCTTCAGCACCCCACCTCGTTAGTCCAGTGGACACCTCCCGCATCATGGGGGCGGTGCTCTTGGCATTAATACCTTCTCTGGGAGTAAGTACTTATGTCTTTGGTCACCGGGTACTCTCCCTGACCTTAGTGTGCATGGCTGCCTGTGTGGCTTTTGAATATCTGTTTAACGTGATGACCAAGCGAACACAGACGATCAGCGATTTAAGTGCCATGGTGACAGGCGTGTTGCTGGCGTTTAATCTGCCATCGAATCTGTCTTACCTCATCGCTGTCATCGGTTGCTTTGTGGCCATTGTCATCGTCAAAGGCCTCTTTGGTGGGTTGGGGCAGAATGTGGCCAATCCAGCTATTACAGCACGGATTGTGCTGTTTCTTTCCTTTACCACTCAGATGAACACCTGGCCGCTGCCTCGAGCACTGCGAGCAGCGGATGCGGTGACCGGGCCTACGCCTTTAGGCATATTAAAGGAAGGAAATGGCGTGCTGCCTTCTAACTTGGATATGTTTTCAGGCGTTATCGGCGGTTCCATGGGTGAAGTCAGTGCAGTAGCACTCCTGCTGGGAGGTATTTTTCTGATTTGGCGGCAAGTCATTTCTCCCATCATTCCGGTATCTTTTATTGCCACGGTTGCTGTTTTAGCGCTGGCGGCCGGACAGGATCCGATTTTTCATATAACCGCAGGCGGAGTTATGATTGGTGCTTTCTTTATGGCTACGGATTATGCAACTTCGCCAAGACTGCCTTTGGGCAAGCTGATTTTCGGAGTAGGCTGTGGATGTTTTACCATGCTTATTCGAGTCTTTGGGTCTTATCCAGAGGGAGTCTCCTTTGCCATCTTGTTGATGAATATCATCACGCCTCACATTGATAACTTTTGTGAGCGGAGATTGCTGGGAGGTGGCGAGAAATAA
- a CDS encoding FMN-binding protein codes for MERETFNEYIKPTLVLVLICLVVSVALAQVYAVTLPLIEKMAAKTADEARAVVLPEAGTFSAYTGTLEEGITDFYIADNGAGAAITATADSYGGLITVMVGIDGQGVVTGVQVLAHSDTPGLGTKAQTPEYLSQYNGKIAAEIIPDAAGLGTASIKLNPQLDAVTGATVTSDGVYHGVQRALAQFEGAGGVK; via the coding sequence ATGGAACGGGAAACGTTTAATGAATACATCAAGCCTACTCTGGTGCTGGTGTTGATTTGCCTAGTGGTTTCTGTGGCACTGGCTCAGGTTTATGCAGTGACTCTGCCTCTGATTGAAAAGATGGCGGCGAAAACCGCAGACGAAGCACGGGCGGTGGTTCTTCCGGAAGCGGGAACCTTTTCGGCCTACACCGGAACGCTGGAAGAAGGTATCACCGACTTTTACATAGCGGATAATGGTGCTGGTGCGGCCATCACGGCTACTGCCGATAGCTACGGCGGTTTGATAACAGTGATGGTCGGCATAGACGGACAGGGCGTCGTGACAGGAGTGCAAGTTTTAGCTCATTCTGATACACCGGGGTTGGGTACTAAAGCCCAGACGCCGGAATACCTGAGTCAATACAATGGTAAGATTGCAGCAGAGATTATTCCTGATGCCGCAGGGCTAGGCACCGCTTCCATCAAGCTCAATCCTCAGCTGGATGCGGTGACCGGAGCCACGGTTACTTCTGATGGGGTCTACCACGGTGTTCAGCGAGCTCTGGCGCAATTTGAAGGAGCAGGAGGTGTAAAGTGA